A genomic window from Sporosarcina sp. Marseille-Q4063 includes:
- the msrB gene encoding peptide-methionine (R)-S-oxide reductase MsrB → MKRILCGFLFLCLLLVISACAGQTNALDEVDTKTKTLSTAKTERELDVIYFAGGCFWGVEEFFSKMPGVHDVTSGYANGSGENPTYEEVISGEMGFVEAVEVQYDPEEVKLSTLIEYYFKAIDPTTLNQQGNDVGIQYRTGIYYVNEKDAYVIDELMTAERKKYDKAIVTEVLPLTNYFLAEEEHQDFLVKNPNAYCHIDMSILDDINSLVDPALYSRPSDKEIKKKLTDEQYKVAVLDDTEIAYSNEYWDLYEPGIYVDIVTGEPLFSSADKYDSYCGWPSFTKPIDPNVVTYTVDTSFNMVRTEVRSRVGDIHLGHVFDDGPADRGGKRYCINSASILFIPLEDMEYEGYGHLEKLVE, encoded by the coding sequence TACTACTTGTCATTTCAGCCTGTGCAGGTCAGACTAACGCGTTGGATGAAGTCGATACGAAAACAAAAACACTTAGCACGGCCAAAACTGAGCGCGAACTTGACGTTATTTATTTCGCTGGCGGTTGCTTTTGGGGAGTTGAAGAATTTTTTTCTAAAATGCCCGGCGTTCATGATGTAACATCCGGCTATGCCAATGGCTCGGGCGAAAACCCGACATATGAGGAAGTCATCAGCGGTGAAATGGGATTTGTTGAAGCGGTTGAAGTTCAGTATGATCCCGAAGAAGTGAAACTGTCCACGCTTATTGAATATTATTTCAAAGCCATCGATCCAACTACGTTAAATCAACAAGGCAATGATGTCGGCATCCAATACCGCACCGGCATTTATTATGTGAATGAAAAAGATGCCTATGTCATTGATGAATTAATGACTGCAGAGCGAAAAAAATACGATAAAGCAATCGTGACAGAAGTGTTGCCTTTAACGAATTATTTCTTAGCGGAAGAAGAGCATCAAGACTTTTTAGTGAAAAATCCGAACGCCTATTGCCATATCGACATGAGTATTTTAGACGATATCAATTCGTTAGTGGACCCTGCTCTTTATTCGCGGCCTAGTGATAAGGAAATTAAAAAGAAATTAACAGATGAGCAATACAAAGTCGCGGTTCTCGATGATACGGAAATTGCTTATTCAAACGAGTATTGGGACTTGTATGAACCTGGAATTTATGTAGATATCGTCACTGGCGAACCGTTATTTTCAAGCGCTGATAAATATGATTCCTACTGCGGCTGGCCAAGTTTCACGAAGCCCATCGACCCAAATGTCGTGACGTATACGGTCGATACGAGCTTTAATATGGTCAGAACCGAAGTCCGAAGCCGCGTCGGCGATATTCACCTAGGGCATGTATTTGACGATGGGCCGGCAGATCGTGGTGGAAAGAGGTATTGCATTAATAGTGCGTCCATTTTGTTTATTCCATTGGAAGATATGGAATATGAAGGTTATGGGCATTTGGAAAAACTGGTTGAATAA